A window from Pseudobutyrivibrio ruminis HUN009 encodes these proteins:
- the nikC gene encoding nickel transporter permease: MKKKMKLIVMSALVLLVICMAIFAPFICPYDPYEQDLSIAYQTPSLQHLMGTDAYGRDMFSRVIIGGQVSILSTLALVAIIAVFGTTIGIICGYFGNKVDFVVMRISDLCLAFPGLVFALAVAAILGGGIVNAVIALAVISWPKYSRVARGLTLSIKDCAYIEAAKLAGDNSLQIICRHVIPNILGPIIVTATLDIGTMMMEIAGLSFLGLGAQPPVAEWGSMMSNGRSMLQTYPWVVLSPGIAIFISVVIFNLFGDTLRDAVDPKNISGSLKNKN, encoded by the coding sequence ATGAAAAAGAAAATGAAATTAATCGTAATGAGTGCCTTAGTTTTGCTTGTTATTTGCATGGCTATTTTTGCACCATTTATATGTCCATATGACCCTTATGAGCAGGATTTAAGTATTGCATATCAAACTCCTAGTTTACAGCACCTTATGGGTACGGATGCCTACGGCAGAGATATGTTTTCAAGGGTAATAATAGGAGGACAGGTAAGCATATTATCGACACTGGCTCTGGTAGCAATTATTGCAGTATTTGGCACAACCATAGGAATTATATGCGGATACTTTGGTAATAAAGTTGATTTTGTTGTTATGAGAATATCTGATTTATGTCTTGCTTTTCCAGGATTAGTATTTGCACTTGCAGTTGCAGCAATACTAGGTGGAGGTATCGTAAATGCGGTAATAGCATTGGCGGTTATAAGCTGGCCAAAGTATTCTCGAGTGGCTAGAGGACTTACACTATCTATAAAGGATTGTGCTTACATTGAGGCAGCAAAATTAGCAGGAGATAATTCTCTTCAAATAATTTGCCGTCATGTGATTCCAAATATATTAGGACCAATCATAGTTACAGCCACATTAGATATTGGAACAATGATGATGGAAATCGCAGGTTTATCATTCCTAGGCCTTGGCGCGCAGCCACCTGTAGCAGAGTGGGGAAGTATGATGTCTAATGGACGAAGCATGTTGCAGACTTACCCATGGGTTGTATTATCACCTGGAATTGCAATTTTTATATCAGTAGTTATTTTCAATCTTTTTGGAGATACATTACGTGACGCAGTCGATCCGAAAAACATATCAGGATCGTTAAAGAATAAAAATTAG
- the msrA gene encoding peptide-methionine (S)-S-oxide reductase MsrA has product MKAYFAGGCFWCVTPIYKIYGVDQVTCGYSGGDEVNPTYEDVKAQKTGHRETIELTYDPANVTYDKLLDIYLANVDPFDGEGQFIDKGFSYTLAIYYNTDEEKAIAEKKIEELEQETGEKVQISVEKFKSFYEAEEEHQDYYLKNPEAFEKELIESGRKES; this is encoded by the coding sequence ATGAAAGCATATTTTGCAGGTGGATGTTTTTGGTGTGTAACACCTATTTATAAAATATATGGAGTAGATCAGGTGACATGTGGTTATTCAGGTGGTGATGAAGTAAATCCTACATATGAGGATGTTAAGGCGCAAAAGACAGGACATAGGGAAACTATTGAATTGACATATGATCCAGCAAATGTGACCTATGACAAATTGCTTGATATTTATCTTGCAAACGTTGATCCATTTGATGGAGAAGGCCAGTTCATTGATAAAGGTTTTTCATACACATTGGCCATTTATTACAATACAGATGAGGAAAAGGCAATTGCTGAAAAGAAGATAGAGGAGCTGGAGCAGGAGACAGGTGAGAAGGTTCAAATCTCCGTAGAAAAGTTTAAAAGCTTTTATGAGGCAGAGGAAGAACATCAGGATTATTATTTAAAAAATCCAGAAGCCTTTGAAAAGGAATTAATAGAAAGCGGTCGAAAGGAGTCATAA
- the nikB gene encoding nickel ABC transporter permease yields the protein MVYIIKRVLQLIPILFAITFLSFAMMRLAGSDVVEQKMLNTGQVISETQLEMAREQLGLNSPFLVQYFRWLGNLLHGDMGVSYVSGKDVFETFVSKLPATILLTVTSIVLTVIISIPLGVISAVYQNKFIDYIIRFFSFIGNSLPNFFVSLVLMYFLGIKLGWLPIISKDINSTSIIMPTLTLAIAMSSKYLRQVRTTVLDELSKDYIVGAKARGVKFSVTLMGSVLRATLVTIITLLALSIGSLLGGTAIVESIFMWDGVGKMAVDAINMRDYPIIQAYVMWMAIIYVLVNLITDLSYRFLDPRIRLGDRES from the coding sequence TTGGTATATATAATTAAAAGGGTATTACAGTTAATACCGATTCTGTTTGCAATTACATTTCTTTCATTTGCAATGATGAGACTTGCAGGAAGCGATGTTGTTGAGCAGAAAATGTTGAACACAGGACAGGTTATTTCAGAGACACAGCTTGAAATGGCAAGGGAACAATTAGGCCTTAATTCTCCATTTTTAGTTCAATATTTTAGATGGCTTGGCAATTTGCTTCACGGAGATATGGGCGTTAGCTATGTCTCTGGCAAGGATGTGTTTGAGACTTTTGTTTCAAAGCTTCCTGCCACAATACTGCTTACAGTTACATCGATTGTGCTTACAGTCATAATATCCATTCCTCTTGGAGTAATATCAGCTGTATATCAAAACAAATTCATAGACTACATAATTAGATTTTTTAGCTTTATTGGAAATAGTTTGCCTAATTTTTTTGTATCCTTGGTACTTATGTATTTCCTAGGAATCAAATTGGGATGGCTACCAATTATTTCAAAGGATATTAATAGCACTAGTATAATCATGCCAACTTTGACTTTGGCTATAGCTATGTCTTCAAAATATTTGCGTCAGGTTCGCACAACTGTGTTGGATGAATTGAGTAAGGATTATATTGTGGGGGCAAAAGCAAGAGGTGTAAAGTTTTCCGTTACATTAATGGGAAGCGTGCTTCGTGCCACACTTGTAACAATAATTACATTGTTGGCGCTGTCCATTGGAAGTCTTTTGGGTGGAACAGCTATTGTGGAATCCATTTTCATGTGGGACGGAGTGGGAAAAATGGCAGTAGATGCAATAAATATGCGAGACTATCCTATCATTCAGGCGTATGTAATGTGGATGGCCATCATCTATGTGCTAGTTAATCTCATTACAGATTTATCATACAGATTCTTGGACCCAAGAATTAGATTGGGGGATAGAGAATCATGA